In one Bacteroidota bacterium genomic region, the following are encoded:
- a CDS encoding carboxypeptidase regulatory-like domain-containing protein, producing MTKQVSVAFLFIFSVTCCTAQLNKANTFFNNYEYSKAIPLYKKIVKRDSNIEALQRLADCYRLLKEYESAEKVYEKAIQRKGINPLNYFYYGVALKNNNKPSKAKEQFVIYSRLVPDDKNTNVSIRSCDDIKIWLTRPPHFEVRNVKELNSKAAEFCPVHYKNKIVFTTERSKDLVNFETSGLNQQPFLDVYYVVLTDENGKTNYSKARPFPAPVNSDYHDGPISFDNDGTLYITRVYNYLKGANFVNRPKILIASTRKNNKDDQNWEKLREFPFNSDNYSVEHPFISSDGNTLYFVSDMPGGYGAKDIWFSKKNGDKWEQPQNLGDEVNTSGNEAFPYIRKDGLLYFSSDGQPGFGGLDIFSVSFENNKWTKVSNLGLPLNSPTDDFGITFSEDMQKGYFSSDRLGGSGADDIYSYVVTNKSIDVSGKVLLSQQLDDPARNVKVFLMTEDSTVINFTTSDSLGFFKFENLSADLKYLVKMDEDDPILRARKKLYLADNENRIVRVTVINEKGNKFVFQSLPADQNTLPILDEGDGGLPTLAGTILYGENNKPLTSAKINLVNEMGEVLKATITNSAGAFVFADLPAGQKYSVKLDENEAQLPPNTKINVLNKKGEIIASAVTAEKGFDFQLLPADQARLTLSEEEDVKLKMSMSGKLLSSAGDKKPLVNVKVNLVNERGDVLQTVTTDAQGNFTFSKLPSDRNYLVKIDEDDPKLAGLPKILLADEKGKVISEMKNEKNGFRYEYLSAENASLSLMSVDDSYLKFSMKGKIMNGDGTGAPVANAKVNLLNDKGEIVQTGYTDDAGNFVFTKLPPDGNFYVSIDEKDTKLANLKRLMLADGAGNTVKEVKLNSKGEFKFQLLSADSQAHSLMEVEDTGLKGDLLGRLLTADGSAKGMANKKVTLVNDKGEVVDSTTTDANGQFTFKDLPSDKKYLVKLDEGDAPLAGNLKLVLTDASGNNMQEVKSNEEGIFQYELLSGDKKLFTLFNETENSLRAIRGSLLAGDSLKAEALANSKIALYTASGKLLQTAFTDRNGRFFFLNLPPAGNFFIKMDEKDPGLVLASKLVLTDERGVTVREFKSKKNRFRFELLPSDVKALSAESVDDSWSKLKLMEKKLFADNKKADNIKTETPSPKLPYGYGLFENLYFESGKYALSPKAKNELMKVVAYIKITPGTIIELDGFADSRGASRANLYLSDLRARAAKNYLVARGINVNRLKCVAYGETQLINSCNDPLPCTEEQQAPNRRVEIKVIYRKKR from the coding sequence ATGACAAAACAGGTATCTGTCGCCTTTCTTTTCATTTTTAGCGTAACCTGCTGTACCGCCCAGTTAAATAAAGCCAATACCTTTTTTAATAATTATGAGTATTCTAAAGCCATCCCGCTTTACAAAAAAATTGTAAAGCGGGATAGCAATATAGAGGCTCTTCAGCGACTGGCCGATTGTTACCGTTTACTTAAAGAATATGAATCGGCCGAAAAAGTATATGAAAAAGCGATTCAGAGAAAGGGTATCAACCCATTGAATTATTTTTATTATGGTGTTGCATTGAAAAATAACAACAAACCATCAAAAGCAAAGGAACAATTTGTAATATATTCCCGCCTTGTGCCGGATGATAAAAACACTAATGTATCGATCAGGTCATGTGATGATATTAAGATATGGCTCACCCGTCCGCCGCATTTTGAAGTCAGGAATGTGAAGGAATTAAATTCAAAAGCGGCTGAGTTTTGTCCTGTTCATTATAAAAATAAAATTGTTTTTACCACCGAACGTTCAAAGGACCTCGTGAATTTCGAAACGAGCGGACTCAACCAGCAACCCTTTCTTGATGTTTATTATGTGGTTCTTACTGATGAGAATGGTAAAACAAATTATTCTAAAGCTCGGCCGTTCCCTGCTCCAGTAAATTCCGATTATCATGATGGGCCCATCTCGTTTGATAACGACGGAACACTTTACATCACGCGTGTTTATAATTATTTAAAAGGAGCGAACTTTGTCAACCGTCCTAAAATTTTGATCGCTTCCACAAGAAAGAATAATAAGGATGACCAGAATTGGGAAAAACTAAGGGAGTTTCCGTTTAATAGCGATAATTATAGTGTTGAACATCCTTTTATAAGTTCGGATGGTAATACACTTTATTTTGTTTCAGATATGCCGGGCGGGTATGGGGCAAAAGATATCTGGTTCAGCAAAAAGAACGGAGATAAGTGGGAGCAGCCTCAAAACCTCGGCGATGAAGTGAACACATCAGGCAATGAAGCGTTTCCTTATATCCGAAAAGACGGGTTGCTCTATTTTTCATCTGATGGCCAGCCTGGATTTGGCGGGTTGGATATTTTTTCAGTTTCTTTTGAAAATAATAAATGGACAAAAGTTTCAAACCTGGGACTACCCCTGAATTCCCCCACGGATGATTTTGGCATAACTTTTTCTGAGGATATGCAAAAGGGTTATTTCTCATCCGACCGCCTAGGCGGGTCCGGCGCGGATGACATCTACTCTTATGTTGTTACCAACAAATCGATCGATGTAAGCGGAAAGGTGCTTCTGAGTCAGCAACTGGATGATCCGGCCAGAAATGTAAAAGTCTTTTTAATGACCGAAGATAGTACCGTTATCAATTTCACTACATCCGATAGCCTGGGCTTTTTTAAATTCGAAAATCTTTCCGCGGATTTAAAGTACCTGGTTAAAATGGATGAGGATGATCCGATACTCAGAGCCCGGAAAAAATTATATCTGGCAGATAATGAAAACAGGATTGTACGTGTTACAGTTATAAACGAAAAGGGAAATAAATTTGTTTTCCAGAGTCTGCCCGCCGATCAAAATACGTTGCCTATCCTTGATGAAGGCGATGGAGGTTTGCCAACGTTAGCCGGTACTATTTTGTATGGTGAAAATAATAAGCCGCTTACCAGTGCTAAAATTAACCTCGTGAACGAAATGGGAGAAGTATTGAAAGCGACAATCACGAACAGTGCAGGAGCATTTGTATTTGCCGATCTTCCTGCCGGACAGAAATATTCTGTGAAACTGGATGAGAATGAAGCTCAGCTTCCTCCTAATACAAAGATAAATGTGCTGAACAAAAAGGGAGAGATCATCGCTTCTGCTGTTACCGCGGAGAAAGGATTCGATTTTCAGCTTCTTCCTGCTGACCAGGCCAGGTTAACATTGAGCGAGGAGGAAGATGTGAAATTAAAGATGAGTATGTCCGGAAAATTGCTTTCAAGTGCGGGTGACAAGAAACCATTGGTTAACGTAAAAGTGAATTTGGTGAATGAAAGAGGAGATGTGTTGCAAACAGTTACTACTGATGCCCAGGGAAATTTTACTTTCAGCAAGCTTCCGTCCGATCGAAACTACCTGGTAAAAATTGATGAGGACGACCCTAAACTCGCGGGCCTTCCCAAAATTTTACTGGCCGATGAAAAGGGCAAGGTGATAAGCGAAATGAAAAATGAAAAAAACGGTTTTCGCTATGAATACCTTTCGGCCGAAAACGCTTCATTGTCATTAATGAGTGTTGATGATTCGTATTTGAAATTCAGTATGAAGGGAAAGATCATGAATGGTGATGGTACCGGCGCTCCTGTTGCAAATGCCAAAGTGAACCTGTTAAATGATAAGGGCGAGATCGTGCAAACCGGTTATACGGATGACGCCGGGAACTTTGTGTTTACGAAGCTGCCTCCGGATGGAAATTTTTATGTGTCTATTGATGAAAAGGACACTAAGCTGGCGAACCTGAAGCGCCTCATGCTTGCCGATGGAGCTGGTAATACCGTGAAAGAAGTGAAGTTGAATTCAAAAGGAGAATTTAAATTTCAATTGCTGAGCGCCGATTCCCAGGCGCATTCATTGATGGAGGTTGAAGATACGGGTCTGAAAGGCGACCTGCTTGGCAGACTGTTGACGGCTGATGGTTCGGCCAAAGGTATGGCCAATAAAAAAGTAACGCTTGTTAATGACAAAGGGGAAGTTGTGGATTCAACTACAACCGATGCGAATGGGCAATTCACTTTTAAAGACCTTCCTTCCGATAAAAAGTATCTTGTGAAGCTGGATGAGGGGGATGCGCCTCTTGCGGGCAATCTGAAACTTGTGTTAACAGATGCGAGTGGAAATAATATGCAGGAGGTGAAGTCGAATGAAGAGGGGATTTTTCAATATGAACTTCTTTCCGGCGACAAAAAATTATTTACACTGTTTAACGAAACTGAAAATTCTTTGCGCGCCATCAGGGGTAGCTTGCTGGCAGGAGATTCCCTGAAAGCCGAAGCGTTGGCCAATTCAAAGATAGCCCTGTACACTGCTTCCGGTAAGCTTTTGCAGACTGCATTCACCGACAGGAACGGGCGTTTTTTCTTTTTGAACCTCCCTCCAGCGGGAAACTTTTTTATAAAAATGGATGAGAAGGACCCTGGATTGGTTTTGGCTTCGAAGCTTGTTTTAACGGATGAGAGAGGTGTAACGGTTCGTGAGTTTAAGAGCAAAAAGAACCGGTTCAGGTTTGAGCTTTTGCCATCTGACGTAAAAGCCTTATCGGCAGAATCGGTTGACGATTCATGGAGTAAGCTTAAGTTGATGGAGAAGAAACTTTTTGCCGATAATAAAAAAGCAGATAATATAAAAACCGAAACGCCGTCACCCAAATTGCCCTATGGTTACGGTTTGTTTGAAAATCTTTATTTTGAATCAGGCAAATATGCGCTTTCGCCAAAGGCAAAAAATGAGCTGATGAAAGTTGTGGCATATATTAAAATAACCCCGGGAACAATAATTGAATTGGATGGCTTTGCAGACAGCCGTGGGGCTAGCAGGGCAAACCTGTACCTGTCTGACCTCAGGGCCCGTGCGGCAAAGAATTATTTAGTTGCCAGAGGGATAAATGTGAACCGGCTTAAATGCGTTGCTTATGGCGAAACTCAACTCATCAACTCATGTAATGATCCCTTACCATGTACTGAGGAACAGCAGGCCCCAAACCGAAGGGTTGAAATTAAAGTAATTTATAGGAAAAAAAGGTAG
- a CDS encoding type IX secretion system membrane protein PorP/SprF — protein sequence MSSFFKHITFSFRVKYFIILNFLFLIFHYASAQQDPQYSQYMFNQLVINPAYAGSKNAVSTSLLLRNQWVGIDGAPKTQTLSVHAPLSRKKIGLGLHVMGDQIGPVKTTGVFGSYSYKLTLPQGKLAMGLRFGVYQYIYNWNQIDHYDQADNVYTQNRTNYIIPTADFGMYYYNNDMFTGLSVTHLFNGRLTSVAAQNGDNASYVPHVFFTGGKAFDVSGSVILNPSVVVKTAKNSPFSVDINLNALFEQRLWVGASYRSSYGIVLLTQIIVTDKLRVGYSFDWGMNELTKLSTGSHEIMLSYDFNAFGRSRIISPRYF from the coding sequence ATGAGTAGTTTTTTTAAACATATTACATTTAGTTTTAGAGTGAAATATTTTATCATTCTTAATTTTTTATTTTTAATTTTTCATTACGCTTCAGCGCAACAAGATCCTCAGTACAGTCAGTATATGTTCAATCAATTGGTGATTAATCCGGCATATGCAGGAAGTAAAAACGCGGTGAGCACTTCCCTGCTTCTTCGAAACCAATGGGTTGGAATTGACGGTGCCCCTAAAACACAAACGTTGAGTGTGCATGCCCCGCTTAGTAGGAAAAAGATCGGGCTTGGATTGCATGTAATGGGCGACCAGATTGGTCCGGTAAAAACTACCGGCGTGTTTGGTTCTTATTCCTATAAACTTACTTTGCCCCAAGGTAAGTTGGCAATGGGCTTACGCTTTGGGGTATATCAATATATTTATAATTGGAACCAGATCGACCATTATGACCAGGCTGATAATGTTTATACGCAGAACCGAACAAATTATATAATTCCTACGGCTGATTTTGGGATGTATTACTATAATAATGATATGTTTACTGGTTTAAGTGTTACCCATCTTTTCAATGGCAGACTTACTTCTGTTGCTGCTCAAAATGGAGATAATGCTTCCTATGTGCCTCATGTTTTCTTCACCGGGGGAAAGGCATTTGATGTTTCCGGTTCTGTTATACTTAATCCTTCAGTAGTAGTAAAGACTGCCAAAAATTCCCCATTCAGTGTTGATATTAACCTCAATGCATTGTTCGAGCAAAGGTTGTGGGTTGGTGCTTCCTACCGCTCAAGCTATGGCATAGTTTTACTTACGCAGATAATTGTTACAGACAAACTGCGTGTTGGTTATTCATTCGATTGGGGGATGAATGAATTGACAAAATTAAGTACAGGATCACATGAAATAATGCTGAGCTACGATTTCAATGCATTCGGAAGGTCGAGAATTATTTCGCCACGATATTTTTGA
- a CDS encoding gliding motility-associated C-terminal domain-containing protein — protein MFGKSRNITFLLFVPVMLAAQVDLSHHVVDSWGSFYDNGSISVSSSVGETVVFTGNDPTTNLWFTQGFQQPDFTFSVLNLTVVADPVSCIGNSDGKISAMATGGGGLYTYNWSGGQIGTLVDNLAAGTYTVTVTDVSGNTASDVITLIEEQVKCGLVKIYKGFTPNADGHNDTWRITGIENFTSHVSIFNRWGDPVWEGSDYDNNTVVWNGDNKRGQLLPDGTYFYVVKYDNKTEKGWVELTR, from the coding sequence ATGTTTGGAAAAAGCAGAAATATCACTTTCCTTTTATTTGTTCCGGTCATGCTGGCTGCACAGGTTGACCTGAGCCATCATGTTGTAGATTCCTGGGGTTCATTTTACGACAACGGTTCAATCAGTGTTTCCTCATCGGTTGGTGAAACGGTTGTGTTCACAGGAAACGATCCTACAACTAATCTTTGGTTTACGCAGGGTTTTCAGCAACCGGATTTTACTTTTTCTGTTCTTAATCTGACAGTTGTTGCCGATCCTGTTTCCTGTATCGGTAACAGTGACGGGAAAATCTCCGCTATGGCAACTGGCGGTGGCGGATTATATACCTACAACTGGTCAGGTGGTCAGATAGGAACCCTGGTTGATAACCTGGCAGCCGGAACGTATACTGTTACTGTAACAGATGTATCCGGTAATACGGCTTCTGATGTAATAACTTTAATCGAAGAACAGGTGAAGTGTGGTTTGGTAAAAATATACAAGGGATTCACTCCCAATGCTGATGGTCATAATGATACCTGGCGCATTACAGGAATTGAGAATTTTACAAGTCACGTCTCGATCTTTAACCGCTGGGGCGATCCCGTTTGGGAAGGTTCTGATTATGATAACAATACTGTTGTGTGGAATGGTGATAATAAAAGGGGGCAGTTGCTTCCCGATGGAACATATTTTTACGTCGTGAAGTATGATAATAAAACCGAAAAAGGCTGGGTGGAATTGACGAGGTAA